Proteins found in one Plasmodium sp. gorilla clade G2 genome assembly, chromosome: 14 genomic segment:
- a CDS encoding rhoptry protein, putative → MGSQDKEHKYKSNVELEFSDNVSDDDINIDKENIWDTDINIIDDELNIIDNDDVLNQNNANNKNTDYQNDTTFKVQPKQTEWFDEEEIFDLPNNLEDITSKNNSIENNEINKCDYQNEFYQQNIFDQQNIFDQQNISEQQEYIKIHEDNKNFHEFSDADILFNNLPTDQAVEQNNEHVPMCDISKRSDSQVNDQFNVNNEEDNKHLNILLQIKNILNINEDKDLIQYIEKLNNMNTNYIQNVSDDDYHRDNTFNLKERLLNEENEQKVNELKERELYYLDTIEKLKNEIKIKEEIEENNVHKLENKIHEYEIQNEELKNEKEKLQSTINEYTHNFNNLNDHNKITNKECEELKNNCDVFKQKYEKLKEEQEIYIKKEEEYKSLLDELKNENNEWKEKNQKMHEENMKSSEELKKFEEIRKAEDVKKIEELENKINDLLNINDDYKVKLNQSNDVLLQFEKKLNNTLNDSKKNEHIYSNKIQTLENTIVMLEEEMNCIKKENQEIINNYNELENDYNLLLNKNKQLNEEYGNLKICKEQNEQNIQNLKSNIQINEQEYYLNNKKLQEQNLRLENLIIENNKNNKMLELLKSEKLKMESENDILKKDLANMEEDLKKLEKHSYDIYEIKNHLEEVVDKNKKLIEDVELEKNEKEHLKNQVKAYNIEMNNSYLVLKTYKMKCSFFLNIIKNYEENINILENKLKKYEYKNDKINDLTDNLYLYTMQNNKERYYDEKNHSNNSYIIKSCDSSKDKHFDEQKEEEYDGEEKYAYNILLNNQSECLIKAQLLLKEELDKEIQKKDEILIKLQKLISTLKEKNLIINEKNYKIKKYQLINENLQDCIAGYQKDIQILKENIHNLEKQIELKQIKNLVLPPKVHVHVSKLSSLENNIKNELKGIIGNSSNFLENTFKYINENPLKKNLQNKAFFSTSGEKKIQDDISKQVDLNKEEVSNCDSVVDVTGMAKNFLYNNMNILQNFKYDVKDNVVLKSDVFNENGQEYDGVKLNDPYVTVDNEKENNMYDEKENKIYDEKENKIYDEEQSLYDNNDPYISINEEKEYIHSDNVSYEDNIKNVNIVSNEQSKNINISQNDKVSENKNIYFNLFFGKKSKNNNNNSNNNNSNNNNSNYNSNNLNGKNELLTSQNSTNSLVKTDCDIKNLFNKNMKNENKKAKEESTNFFMKNFFPTNENDTSNNNKQNNKNNTESVFPTTYQTPYHFDKQHEHMYDELKGDKNEKILKNENYCDNNMNTYNDLTYNSELYISEEDTNKYDANIEAQNVMDNSNNEEQIKKNITHKNSEQYPQPNLSDEDPPISDVWNDKIDLDNFELENV, encoded by the exons ATGGGTAGTCAAGATAAAGAGCACAAGTATAAATCTAATGTAGAATTAGAATTTTCTGATAATGTTTCAGATGACGATATTAATatagataaagaaaatatatgggACAccgatataaatattatagatGATGAACTTAATATAATAGATAATGATGATGTGTTAAATCAGAACAACgcaaataataagaatacag ATTATCAAAATGATACAACTTTTAAAGTTCAACCTAAACAAACTGAATGGtttgatgaagaagaaatttTTGATTTACCAAATAATTTAGAAGATATTACGAGTAAAAATAATTCCAtcgaaaataatgaaataaataaatgtgattatcaaaatgaattttatcaacaaaatatttttgatcaacaaaatatttttgatcAACAAAATATTTCTGAACAACAAGAGTATATTAAAATTCATGAGGATAATAAAAACTTCCATGAATTTTCAGACGcagatattttatttaataatttaccAACTGATCAAGCAGTTGAGCAAAATAATGAACATGTGCCCATGTGTGATATATCCAAACGTTCTGATAGTCAAGTAAATGATCAATTTAATGTAAATAATGAGGAGGATAATAAACAtctgaatatattattacaaattaaaaacatattaaacattaatgaagataaagacttaatacaatatatcgaaaaattaaataatatgaataccAACTATATACAAAATGTTAGTGATGATGATTATCATAGAGATAATACTTTTAATTTAAAGGAACgtttattaaatgaagaaaatgaacaaaaagttaatgaattaaaagaacgtgaattatattatttagatACGAttgagaaattaaaaaatgaaataaaaattaaagaagaaATCGAAGAAAATAATGTACATAAATTAGAAAACAAAATTCACGAATATGAAATACAAAATGAAGAactaaaaaatgaaaaggaaaaacTGCAAAGTACTATTAATGAATATActcataattttaataatttaaatgatcACAACAAAATTACTAATAAAGAATGTGAAGAacttaaaaataattgtgatgtatttaaacaaaaatatgaaaaattaaaagaagaacaagaaatctatataaaaaaagaggaaGAGTACAAATCATTATTAGATGAattgaaaaatgaaaataatgaatggaaagaaaaaaatcaaaaaatgcatgaagaaaatatgaaatcATCTGAGGAATTAAAAAAGTTTGAAGAAATTAGAAAAGCTGAAGATGTGAAAAAGATAGaagaattagaaaataaaattaatgatcttttaaatattaatgatgattATAAAGTTAAATTAAATCAATCTAATGATGTACTTCTtcaatttgaaaaaaaattaaataatacttTAAATGATAGTAAAAAgaatgaacatatatattctaaCAAAATACAAACATTAGAAAACACAATTGTAATGTTAGAAGAAGAAATGAATTGTATCAAAAAAGAGAAtcaagaaataataaataattataatgaactAGAAAATGATTACaacttattattaaataaaaacaaacaattaaatgaagaatatggaaacttaaaaatatgtaaagaaCAAAATGAACAGAATATACAAAACTTAAAATCAAATATCCAAATCAACGAACAAGAGTATTActtaaacaataaaaaattacaGGAGCAGAATTTAAGGTTagaaaatttaattattgaaaataataagaataataaaatgttagaattattaaaaagtgaaaaattaaaaatggaaagtgaaaatgatatattaaaaaaagatttaGCTAATATGGAAGAAGACTTAAAGAAGTTAGAAAAACATAGTTATGATAtttatgaaattaaaaatcaTTTAGAAGAAGTagtagataaaaataaaaaattaattgaaGATGTAGAATTAGAAAAGAATGAAAAAGAACATTTGAAAAATCAAGTCAAAGCATATAATATTGAAATGAATAATTCATATCTTGTTTTAAAgacatataaaatgaaatgttcgtttttcttaaatattataaaaaattatgaagaaaatataaatattttagaaaataaattaaaaaaatatgaatacaaaaatgataaaataaatgatttgACAGATAATTTATACTTATATACTAtgcaaaataataaagaaagatATTATGATGAGAAAAATCATTCAAATAATAGTTACATTATAAAAAGTTGTGATAGTTCTAAGGATAAACACTTTGATGAACAAAAGGAAGAAGAATATGATGGGGAAGAAAAGTATGCatacaatattttattaaataatcaaTCAGAATGTTTAATAAAAGCGCAactattattaaaagaagaattagataaagaaatacaaaaaaaagatgagATTCTAATTAAGCTACAAAAATTAATTTCTACtttaaaagagaaaaatcttataataaatgaaaagaattataaaattaaaaaatatcaacTTATCAATGAAAACTTACAAGACTGTATTGCAGGTTATCAAAaagatatacaaatattgaaagaaaatatacataatttagAGAAACAAATAGAATTAAAACAGATCAAAAATTTGGTATTACCTCCAAAAGTACATGTACATGTATCcaaattatcatcattagaaaataatataaaaaatgaactcAAAGGTATAATAGGAAATTCGTCCAACTTTTTAGAaaatacatttaaatatataaatgaaaatcctttaaaaaaaaacttacAAAATAAAGCATTCTTCTCAACATCGGGAGAGAAGAAAATTCAAGATGATATCTCTAAACAAGTTGATctaaataaagaagaagtTTCAAATTGTGATTCTGTTGTTGATGTTACAGGAATGGCCAAAAACTTTCTAtacaataatatgaacatattacagaattttaaatatgatgTGAAGGATAATGTGGTATTAAAAAGTGATGTATTTAATGAAAATGGACAAGAATATGATGGtgtaaaattaaatgatcCATATGTAACTGTAGATaatgaaaaggaaaataacATGTATgatgaaaaggaaaataaaatatatgatgaaaaggaaaataaaatatatgatgaagAACAAagtttatatgataataatgatccatatatttctattaatGAGGAGAAAGAATATATTCATTCTGATAATGTATCAtatgaagataatataaaaaatgtgaaTATTGTATCAAATGAGCAAAgcaagaatataaatatttctcaAAACGATAAAGTaagtgaaaataaaaatatatattttaatcttTTCTTTGgaaaaaaaagcaaaaataataataataatagtaacaataataatagtaataataataatagtaattataATAGTAACAATTTGAATggtaaaaatgaattattgaCTTCGCAAAATAGTACAAATAGTTTAGTAAAAACCGATtgtgatattaaaaatttattcaataaaaatatgaagaacgaaaataaaaaagcaaAAGAAGAAAGCACTAATTTCTTTatgaaaaatttttttcctacgaatgaaaatgatacatcaaataataataaacaaaataataaaaataatactgAATCAGTTTTTCCAACTACTTATCAAACTCCATATCATTTTGATAAACAACATGAACATATGTATGATGAATTAAAAGGtgataaaaatgagaaaatattgaaaaatgaaaattattgtgataataatatgaacacaTATAATGATCTTACATATAATAGTGAATTATACATATCTGAAGAAGATACCAATAAATATGATGCAAATATAGAAGCACAAAATGTTATggataattcaaataatgaagagcaaattaaaaaaaatataacacatAAAAATAGTGAACAATATCCACAACCTAATTTATCTGATGAAGATCCACCTATTAGTGATGTTTGGAATGACAAAATTGATTTAGATAATTTTGAGTTAGAAAatgtttaa